The Salminus brasiliensis chromosome 22, fSalBra1.hap2, whole genome shotgun sequence genomic interval AATTTGCTGCCCTACTGATGGACTTACAACTGATTTGTGTCTATAATTAAACATACAGCAGTGTTTATAACACAGACTGTAAATTCTGAAAATTTAACGACCGCATACGTGACTTTTAACGTGACAAACTACAACCGGAAGTTATTTTGAGAACTTTTATTAGACTAACGGTTCTAAAAACATCTGTCAGTATTAATGAATTGTTTATAGTAtctcttaaaaaaataagaaattgcGTCACATCATGCCAGTTATTCGTGTATTTTTCCGACTCTCATTAAAGGCCCTTAAGACCCTCAGTTTACCTCTCAGCTACACTATGTCACCGTGACGTCACGCCGCGTTCGAGTAGCAAACAAACGGCTGACCAAAAAAAATGTAACGAACtggataaaagaaaaaacacaaacagaaaaatagAAACGGATGGCGATTGTTTGTGGGTTTGTGTCCGGCGGTCCAAGTCTCTGGTTACACACAGGGAACGGCGCGTAAAAAAACGAAGTGGAGGTGGGACGTGGCCAGGCTGAAGAACCGGTGGCTTTAAAGTCCGAGACGAAACGACAGAGCGATGGCGATCTGTCTCACGGCGAGGGCCGTTTGGTGTCCGTCGCCGAGCTGTGGGTGAAAATCGACATGTAGCTGCCGCCCCGCTTTTCTAGGGACGAGCCGATTTGAACGTTACGTGCGGCAACGACGACAGCCCTCATGGACTCGTCGTCGTCGGTGGCGCTGCAAAGGAGGTTGCAGATCTGTAGTGACCCAGGTTCTAGTCCCGGGTCCGGTCCGCACCTGAACGGCTGCGTGCCGCTCTCACACCAGGTGGCCGGACACAAGTACGGTGTGGACAAAGTAGGTCAGTAGACAGTTTGTTTGGTCTAAGCCGTTTGATCCCCGGGTTAAACCTTTAAAACGTATTTTATAAGCAggtctttgtttgtgttttgtaaagTTGTCTGTAATTCTGGTCAATTCTAGTCTAATCTATTCATTGTTGtaaagtattttatttaaacagtgaACATTTCAATACATtagactttaaaaaaaatttttttttacattggtcAGAAGTTTTTTAGTCATCCAGGTCATTGAATCATATTGTAAATCAGGAAGTCAAGGCAACTTGTggtgtaattatttattacacaAGGCAGCTCTGAGAGTATATTACAATCACAAGATTTTGGTTGGGTTCGACTCCCTGGCACTGACTCACTCTTCAAACAGCTGCCTGGAATCTCTGACCATGCAGATGCTGCTTTTTTTTGACTGATTTTTAACCACTTTTACATCAGTCTAACTGTGTTCAGTAACCCAGGTTATTGACTTGTCTGGGAGCTGTAAGTCAAGGCAACTGGACTTTtaatatttacacccccaagcTTGCATCACAACTCCATTTGAGTTACTAGGTCTACTACTTGCCAAGCTCAGCGCTGCTGGTTTGTTTTGGGTCTTAGTTTAGATTCACACTGATCCTGAAAATGCCTCTGACTGGATGACAGCTTATTATCTCAGATAATGTCTCTGTATGATCTTTGTGTCTCTGTTAATCATGTTCATAAGTGGGGAAAAAGACCTAATACAGATAAATGATTAAGtattaaaatagtaataaaattGCAGTGCTATGACAAAGGGTCCATATATAATAGCTGATAATTGTtgttgtgtggatgtgtgttttttgtcttcttgaAAATGGATCACTTCATACTAGCCAGAATGGGGGATGTTGGTTTTCCTAGAATGTAAAATGAGTAGAATTTACCTCTCGATGGCTTGCCTTGAGTTTTTGAACAGAGAGCCGATGCCAATGTTCACTATCTGCAGATCCATATGctgacacacaaacatgcataaGTATACAATTGGAATTGGAAATTCCTGAGTCCAGGGACCCCCAAGGGTTCATGATGATTAGACAGTGGGTACTGGCTTTTTATGCCAGCCAGTATATTTTGTCATATGTTAAAATTTCTTTTAACATATGACAAAATATACTGGCTGGCATGAAAAGCCAGTACCCACTGCTCGTAAACATAATATGACACCAAAACAGTCTAATAGAAACACAGACATGGTACATCAACTAAAATCAACTGCATTTCTGGTACAATGATGACTAAATCAAGTGTGGTTTTGGTGAAAATAGTGACCATAAACCAAAAAGTAATATGGCTCAAGGTTCTGCTCTCCCCACACAGAAGGAGGTTCTCTATCCTCCTATCCGTATCATCTATCCTTTCGTCATAATTTAGCAATGTAACTCTGATATTATTGatcttgtgttttgtgtgtgtgtgtgtgtgtgtgtgtgtgtgtgtgtgtgtaccaaaTGTAGgcctgtgttgttgttgttgttgttgtaaagCCTCTTCAGCAGTACCAGAAACCTAGGGTGCCAGAAGCTTGAAGCTTAAAGGAGCTTGTTTCCCTGTGCAAAGTGCTTGACCAATGCCATTCACTCCTTCTGCTTAAATATTTGTTTTGCTTGCCAAAGCCTCTCATTAATCACAGCTTCATGGAGCTTTTCATTTGCTACCTCTGCGGTTGTGCCTAGGCTAAATCCTTAGCTTGGTCAGAGTTCATGACCGTAATCTTCATTCTCATTCAGCCCAGGTCTCCCATGGTCTGATGTAATCAACATAACTGTGTTTCTCCTCATTTGTGGTCTTCTGTGGACCTCTGAAGTCCAAAGAGTGTCCCTTCCGTTTCAGAGCAACGGGGTGATCCTGCAACATAAACCCTTTTCACACATAAAACCTAGGACGTTATTAAGGCATTTAAATCGTAATCTACAGGGATATGTGACCTTTTTAGCGGTAACGGCTAACAGCGTAATTTCTTAACCAAGGACACAAACACCACTGCAAACTTACAGGTGTCACGCACTTGGTTTTGTTGTACGTCCCTAGAATTGTGTAAAAACCAGTCAGATAATTGTTCCACTTTGCCTGCTCTAATCTGGATGTCCATGCATTTCCCAGTAATGTGTTGGTTTCTGTTTACACATGACTCTTTCTGGTAAAGTTTAGAGCAGCCAATGCtaagctaacattgctaacaaacattgAGTTTAAACTGTCACCAATCACATCTCTGTAAAAACACTCCACCTGGTCATAATGCATCCAGATCAGATTTGTGTCATGCAGACAAATTGATGTGGTTCGATATGACTTATTTTAGTCTGTAAATACAAAACTAAATTTCTCTTCATAGCTGAATGGTGGCACAGCTGTTTTGAGTAACCATCCCAATGTTTAGGTTAAATTGTTAAAATAAGATCTACCTGGGACCTCAGCAGGTCCAGTGGGCTAAGGGGCTGCCACTATGATTGAAGTTTTGCcagtttgaatcttttgaatcatgctgtctgaaagtgtgttgGTTGCTTGGAGATGTAgctgtggcaaaaaaaaaaaaaaaagggactcCGGTCATTTGCATGTGATTGAGGGAGAATACAAATGGCAATGGCAATCTCAAATTGGAAGGAAAATGTggctaaaaaaaacatcaatgtctgtttgtggacaccccttcaaatgaaaatgttcagctactttaggattgctgacacagatgtgcaaaggtgcacacacacacactttatagaGAAGTATTTCtgatacaataggactctctggggtagataaacatgaacctattggcaccatgactaatgccaggtgtgggctagaggagtataaagccccccagcactgagctgtggagcagcgaaACTGCTATCTCTGgcatgatgatgctccatccgagttggtgctccaaaatctagtagaaagtcttcccttgacagtttagacagttactccaacaaaagccagataattttttttaattctggaagaaacaatgaatgagcgtttgtcccaatacatttgtccatatagtgtattttactaatttaaaaaaaaactgtttacaTTACTTTTTGATAAATTTTAGAAACAAATATAATACGTTAGCTTTGCAGTGATTAGACTGGTAACCGTTTAATATTGTgcttgttagcaacgttagcctagcatctcctattTTAAACTACAGAAGCACATGTCAGATACTCAGCATGTGTTGACTGATTAACTGCATCCAAAGTAAGTAATAAATCATGCTAACTGGATTATGTTTATCTGGACTATTCctttaattacaggtaaacacagTTTAAAGTGCATCTGCAAGTCTACTGATAATGCAGTGCTAGTTTTCTCTCATTGTTAATGAAGACACCCATCACTACTTCACTTTGGTAGAAACCTCAAGCCCACCATAATTTTTAAATCTTTAATTCTTGTCAAAATATTctttaatgatggttaatgcATTAGGGTCATGTTCACCTATAGGTATACTGCAGCATCCTGATGGCACGGTCCTCAAGCAGCTCCAGCCTCCTCCCAGAGGACCCAGAGAGATGCAGTTCTACAGCATGGTAAGTCTCCACCTGCGCTGTTTAGTGGCTTCTATTACCTATTCCAAATAGTCCCTGTTAATTAAAGCACTGCATAAATACACTGGCAGTCAAGTAGAGTCTCTACCAGTATTTTGTAGTGTCCCCCTCTGCTCTAAATGACCACCTCACACcgctttgtctttcttttaaCCTAAATTACTCATTGGGTGGTGTTCCTGGCAAGCTGTCTGCTCACATGAGAAAGTAATGTGTAGAAGAGTGTAGTCACTGAAAATAAGCTTCTTTGGAGCTGCCACTGGAGCTCATtagtattaataaaaaagtgAACGATCACTCCAGAGGCTTGTGGTTCCTCACTGACTCAGACTGTCTCCTGAAAATGGCAAAGCCAGACTCTCCCTCCCGAGCAGCAGGGGCTTTGGGTGAGCTAACGGCTGGACTGGAGCACTCATTTAGCCGGCCTCTGCTGCCCAGCAGGCAATCTGGAAAGCAGTAGCACGTTTGTCTTTGCTTTTGGATAGATGTCTGCCTAAGTGGAGTGTGACGTTGGACTCCCATGCTGAGGTGTCCCATAATTCCTGCTATGAAAGATGCCGTTAGAGTGTTTATTATAGCACGAAACGATAAGCGAATAGAATTAGTAGTTGATTATGATGAGGGATGCCCCAGGGTTTAGTTATGTAACCAGCAGCACCGGCTGTGGGCAGAAACCTCCCACATCATTGGAAAAGAGAAGCAGGCAACTAACTGCAGATTTCATTTATGAATGAGAGTTGCGAGGTGCATTTTaagtttttttcatttattttaaattttgaacattTTCACTATTTGTCCagaggtttgtggacacctgttcctgcaaagttgcttttgaaatcaagggtaataatagGGAGTTAGATTTCCCTTTGGTGTAGTAACAGCCTATACTGTTCTGCAGAGGCCTTACACTGGGTTTTGGAAGACTATGAGAATGTGATGGCATTCAGCCATGAATgtggtcaggtactgataatggatgattagttatagATCTAATGGCACTCACACTTATCCCTGAGGTTTTGGCCTGAGCTCCAGCACGCTGTGTATACGCAATATAACAGCTTCCTGttatattggcagtgcttttcctTGGCGATTAAGCAAGCTGTAACTGCACAACTAAATGCTAATAATGGGTGCACCATAAAGTATTTACACTCAatcattaaaaggagtgtctaGATATTTTGTACACATCACAtatctttgtaaaaaaaatatggaTTCTACAATGATGTGAATAAAAAGCACAGTTTTCATATACATGTCTTAGGGGTTTCAGAAAGTATTGAACAAAGTGAATAtttttgcaatactgtacaATTTATGGCCGGCAGTAGTTCATTCTGTGGTGTttaaaccacagcagtgttgtactctgacCCCAATATTCTGGTTGGAGTAGTAGTCTGGGTAGTCTGAGTAGTCTTTTCTTTTATGCAGATTCTAAAATTAGCTATACAATGCAATTTGTTTTTGCCTTGCTCACAATAttgatctgtgtgtttgttgcaGGTATATGAAAAAGACTGCCGGGACCCCTGCCTCCTTGACCTTCAGCAGTATCTTCCCAAATATTATGGCACCTGGTCTTCTGCGGACAGCCCCACAGGTGACTAGCGTTGAATCCTGCGCTACATTCACTGTAACAGTACCTATTAACATGTGCCAGTGAGACCGTGATCCACAAACCTAAATCTCAGTGACAAAGAAACGACAACAAACTGTATGCAAAGGCTTGTTCTCGAAAACTGCAGTCCCCGCTATGCCATGCCAGTGTTTCAACTGAGATATGGCATGTGAACCTGGTCTTACATGCGTACTACCTCAACATAATGTTCCAGGGAGAAAATCATGTTTATAGTTTGTAAATGTTGGAAGCTTTCCTTTGAGATTTTACTGACATCATACTGACATGATTGTGTCGAGCAAGTTTTGCAGATTATTCATGAGCACGTTCATGCTGAAATTCAGATCTGATGGTTCAGACATCTCTCTGAGACATTGTTGATCCAAAAATCCAAGGAGGTCAGCAGTTaaagaaatactcaaaccagtcTGTCCAACAATTATTTTATGCCCAAAATTAgtcacatttttaatatattaatatgtacATTACGTAAAGCTGATTAACAGCATATTAAACCTAGTGTTTAAAAGGTTAAGGTAAATGTTAGACATTTGTCTTTAACAAGGTgatgtttctgactgtttggttTGTCTTTGTGTACAGACCTGTACCTGAAGCTAGAAGATGTGACGCGCCGGTTCCAGAAGCCATGCATCATGGATGTCAAGATTGGGCAGCGGAGCTATGACCCATTCGCCTCGCAGGAGAAGCGCGAGCAGCAGATCAGGAAATACCCGCTGATGGAGGAGATAGGCTTCCTGGTGCTTGGGATGAGGGTGAGCACACACCATCCCACTATTTCCTTCCAAACACTCGATGTTTCATTAGGATGGAATTCACGTCCCAGGCACAGTTGCTGTTTTGGTGTTCACCGTCAAAGCTTCTTAATTCCGGTCTCAGGAGGCCAGCTCAAACAATTCATATAACAAgttattccaaacttttgaatagtAAGTATAGGAAGAACAGTCTACATTCAGACATCATTCTGTTTTTCGCTATGcaatttatgtttattaatgttCTACACTGTCAAACCTCACTAGCAAGTCTGTTtgagatttttgttttttaacagcTGCAGTGTGATGTGAGGGTAAGCTTGCATACTGTTAATCGATAGCCACAAGCTTCTGTTAACTATGTTAGCCTTGTCGGTGcagagcaaaactaaagaagcaaactttgaaTATGTGTCCTGGCTGATCTTGCATATAAATGCATACATTTCAATATTAAAACCTGACTTCTCTTATCAGCCTTTCACTTTAAACTTGACTCACAGGATGGATCAGTTCTGTAGAAACTGTCAACGTGGATAAGGGATGCAAATCAGATTCAGTCTAAATAACGCATCAGCTTACATTGTGAGCGCCCGTCACAAAGCCTCAGTATTTCTGTTTGATGTGACTGCCTATCACAGAACTTTGTGAGAACTTCACTAAACTGCCCAGAGAAGCTCATATAGAACTAAACAGATGTGTTGTTGTGTGCTTTTGCTGGTTGTAATATGGCACTGAATTGCAGCCTTCTGTTCGGCCAAATTTGCACTTTAGAACAGTagcttatttattattgatgGTGTATACTCAAAATGGGCTCAGCCTCTGAACCCTTAGACTAGGTATGCTGCTTTCATACCAGTGCTGTCAagttatgataataataataataattataatattattattattattatgtatttatttatgaatttattgtTTACTGCTTTGATTCTTGTTCATACACTCAACGCTATAATTAGCAGTGGTTGtcgttaatgtttttttttttttattaataaaataatgaattctTTCCATGATATTAGTGTATTTTAGGAAAGTAATATACTTTATTTCTCAGTTAAATTTCAGTCATTAACATGTAATTATCTACTTAATGAccaattctttttttatttatgacaAGTTTGGTGGCTCATCTGTACTCTTCTGTAGTAATTGTAATTTAATTTTGAATTGTTTGAATCAAAAGAAGCCCAAAATCAGAAGCATTGAGACTGAATTACTTAAGTAGGTCTTGAATCTGGTATTTTTGTACTAGTACCTTAATGTTATTTAACAGACATTTTACTTGACTATGCTTTTTTTTCACCACATATGAAACTTGCTTTATGGTGTATATATTATCAGAAGACCTTTTATGAGCAGAACTGTAGTAGTAGGGATAGGAGGACCCTTCTTAGTACAGGTATATATTTGATAGTTTTACAGTATAAGTTTTAGTGGTCTAATGTCCAGtcactttaaaataaaatacagttttaAAACTGTAATGAACACTGGGTATGCGTGAAATATGTATTATGTGTGAATTATAGAGTAGAATGAAAAATTCGGCAACAGTTGTTACATACAtccattttctgtttttattcatgTAGATCTAGTGTTCTTATACTAGAGAGAAAAGTAGTGAAAATGGCATAGAACAGCTAGAACTGTGTTTGCTAGTTATTAGTCAGTGTGAGTTTTTAGGAACATGCTGAGTGTTGTGTCATACTCTGTGTCTGTGAGAGGGAGTGAGAAGGAAGCTGGATGCCAGTGTTATCAGTCAGACAGGATGAGCTTATCACTCATTGAAGCCTGAGAGACCTCTCTCATTAAGTCATGAGCATTACTCACCTCCCCAGGGTCTTCCTCAATCTTTTGAGGGATCCGCCTTATACCCTTATCTTCCTGCCCACCACAAGGTTTACACAACAATCTTTGCAGTCATGCGGAAATTTGTCAGTGTCTTAGGTAAAAACATGTACTTGTATGAACATGTACACAAATACATAACATCACACTCTCACGTTCTTTCCCCCTCTACCATGAAACAGTGTGGTGAAACCAACTAGCCAGAGTACTGGTTAAAGAAACCTAAAACATTGTGAAACCATATTATCCATATTATTGAGAACAGAGCACTGTGTGCGCCTCCTCCGTGTTGAAATGCAGCAGTACTTGCTTATAGATCAGTGCAATATTTTTGttgatgtgtgtaaatgttcTTGTTAATCTTCATTTAATAGTAACTATCAGAAACAGTATTTTCAGGAAACACAATCCAGTAATCTGAAAGGTTGCACTATTGTGAGAAATTGGCACCTGCAACACACCATTCCCAATATCTCATTGCCAATATCTCACAGTATGTAACACTCTCTTTTGTGTGTCCTGAAAATGAtcttgggcctcattcaccaatttCATCCTAATTATGTTCTTGCATTTGTTCCTAATAAAAGTCCACCTCAGATTCATTTTGTTTTAAACCCTAGGACACATTAGAGAATGCCaaaatctttgtgaaaactaaGTGGATGGGCACAAGAGGGTTTTAGGAAGACATTTTATAGACATGCTATATAGTTGCTATATTGCCCACTCTTACTTCGAGCTACAGATCCTGTCTGACGGGCCACGTTTGTGTgataatatgtatatttacacaGACTCTGGTCTGACAAAGGGGTTAGGGCAAAGGTGTTTTGTGTTTATCGCTCTGTGTGTATGCACCCTCATTCTCCAAGCATGAGTACACCATAGGAAACGCTTTGTCCAACTGTGAGTACTGGATACTCTGACTACTTAATCAATATTGCCACACATCTGAAGAGAAAAGGCACTCTACTGGCTAATTGAACTGATCTTGAAAAGTGTGTACAGTAACTTGAATGGTTGTTTAGGGAACCAGAAATGCTCATCATTTATTGTCAAtacctcagtgtgtgtgatggcAAGACAGCAGagtgtagcagagtgcaaatcAAAGCCTAAGTCTGTCCCAGGGGTTTGACTTTCTGGCAGCCAACCTGGAAAAAGGCATGCTTCAGCTGTTAAGACCTATCTCAGTAACTGCGGAGCAAAATGAGCCATTACTGATAATTATACCTCTGATTTGGGAGATACAGGCTGGAATTTATGCTCCCTCTCCAAATAGGCTGATATTTTGCATGACATCAATATTAAGTTGGCTGTCTTGTTCCCAAAGGTTGGAACTGGAAATTCAATTTTCTCTACTCGCTAATTATTAATTTCATCTGCTTTAATTAGTCGTATGGCATCTTCCCTCCACTAGAGGGAGACAAGTAAAACAAATGTAGAGCCTCAAATGTTCTGCCATTATTTATTGTCTGTCTCCACCCAGGTGTACAATGTGGGCTCGGACAGCTTTGACTCATATGATCAACATTATGGAAGAGGTCTGCTGAAGGACACCATCAAAGACGGTAAGATCTAAGATCTAGGGGCTAAAAAACAACAGACCTCTATGCTATTGTTCACAAGTTTGGTAGTTGTCAATATATAAAACCAACTTCATAAGCATCAAAAAAAATTTGATCGATGACCATGAATCaattgttataataatatttgaGGAAAATCCAGAACTGATATTGAGGCACATGCTATAAATCCAGGATACCCAAATTTGGCCTTGGAGGTCTGCCATTCTGCCATTGAGTTCTAAATCAACcataatctaacacacctgacttGGATAAGTCTGTAAGGGGTATTTGAATGTTAGAGACAGGTGATTTCTCTGACCAGGTATTTGCATCTCTGCTTTAAGTAAATAATTACAGAATATTTTTATCTCTAAAAATGAGAAATACTGAACTAAACACCTTCTGGAACCTCAAGCTAAACTGCGTTGGTGGTATCATATTAATAactgacaaataaaaaaagttattcCAAACCTTTGAACAGTTTCAATGGTTTTAACCCATTATTGTGGTTAGAAATGACAGTAGCAATGAATTAATGAAGCGGTTATGGTCATTCACCTTCTACTGTAGTCCTCACTGTACTTTATTATTTGATGGGAAATTAAATATACATGTTTTGAGCTTTAGTGAACCAGCCACGATTAGCCTCCTCTCTTCCATGCAGGATTATCAAAGTTCTTCTTCAACGGAGAGGTTCTCCGGAAAGACGCCATCACTGCCAGCATTGTCAAAGTCCAGAAGATCCTCCAGTGGTTTGAGGGCCAGAGCCAGTTGAACTTTTATGCAAGCTCTTTACTCTTTGTGTATGATGGAGTTCCCTTTGTCAGCCCCGATATGCTTAGCGTAGAGGAGAAGACCATGGCTCGGAGCCTTCAGAAGGCTGAGGGGGTGCTGGAGTACAACAACAACATCGACCAGAGCCTCTCCACAATGTACTCGCTGCACAAGAAAGGATGCACCAGGAGCCACCACCAGTCCAAGCAGGACAACAGCGTGTGGCAACCCAACGGCAACCACAGCCCGATTCAGCTGGAAGCCAAAGGTCAGGACAAGTTAGGAGAAGCTAAGCAGTCCACAGCGGATGTGGAGGTTAGGATGATAGACTTTGCCCACGTTTTTCCAAGCGAGGTCCACGACCACGGCTACATCTACGGCCTGAGGAACCTGCTGAAGGTGCTCCAGGAGATCCTAGAGGACTGAAAGGTTCTTCTTGCGCTCTCATCCATAGAGACCCTCATCTCATTctagagcagtggttctcaactaCAGTACCCACTGGCCTGCACAGTTTCAGGTATACAGATATGTCAGTATTTGTAAACCGGTCAAATCCATTTTTTGGCCTCAGAAGTTCTAGTTGAAATTTCTTTTGGAAACATGCTTCACAAGACATCCTCTGATGTCACTTTAGCAACAGTGACCTGTACTTTATGAAGCAACTCAAAGTAAAAACATTGTCCAAAGGTAAACTCCCATCAAATCATGCCATTTTGTTCAGTGTAAACATATCTCCAAATCAGAATTCTTACTCtcataaaaatattacattggCAGCTTCTGCTGAAATGATGGCAGTTAcaattagtgtagtgtagttcaAATGCACTCTTTTTGGGCACTATCAGGGTTGCAACTATGCTGGATGTTTAAAATGGTTTGAATACTGATGCCAGTACTAATGGAAAACAGTACTGTTCTGGAATCTTCTTGTTTTTAGGTTACAAAAAAAGTGGGTGTGGCCTAAAGCAGAAATGGAAGTGAGTTTATTTACTGACCACAGTGGACTGAAACCTAACTGATGATAAGAACCAGCTGTTTTAGTATTACATGCTTTTTCTGCACTCCATAGTACTGATGTATTTTGGTCAGTACCTGTACTCAGTAATGCCTAGCCCTAGCTGCACTGTACTTCAGGTAAAGTT includes:
- the ipmkb gene encoding inositol polyphosphate multikinase — protein: MDSSSSVALQRRLQICSDPGSSPGSGPHLNGCVPLSHQVAGHKYGVDKVGILQHPDGTVLKQLQPPPRGPREMQFYSMVYEKDCRDPCLLDLQQYLPKYYGTWSSADSPTDLYLKLEDVTRRFQKPCIMDVKIGQRSYDPFASQEKREQQIRKYPLMEEIGFLVLGMRVYNVGSDSFDSYDQHYGRGLLKDTIKDGLSKFFFNGEVLRKDAITASIVKVQKILQWFEGQSQLNFYASSLLFVYDGVPFVSPDMLSVEEKTMARSLQKAEGVLEYNNNIDQSLSTMYSLHKKGCTRSHHQSKQDNSVWQPNGNHSPIQLEAKGQDKLGEAKQSTADVEVRMIDFAHVFPSEVHDHGYIYGLRNLLKVLQEILED